A genomic window from Lotus japonicus ecotype B-129 chromosome 1, LjGifu_v1.2 includes:
- the LOC130732959 gene encoding uncharacterized protein LOC130732959 — translation MNEVFRMRAALMWTISDFPGLNILSGWNTYTAYACPTCNFDTIPCQLKYSQKNCFMGHMRFLERDHKFRSMVRHFDGTIEERDPPKLLSRSEILKQLDIDYDINVLNQCQKKSVFFDLPYWKDNVLRHNLDFMHIEKNACENVLYTMLKHEKSKDHLKARQDLQHMGIKEVLWPDENENFRPLLFTMTKEQRKIFLSTLKNEKMPDGYSSNISRCIDEEKSEIFGLKSHDFHIIMEHLLPLAIRNVLPDEVTAVLVEFCSFFKELCSKSLNVSDLDKLQQRIVLTLCHLEILLPPSFFTVMIHLTCHLVQEEKWGRPVHYRWMYPIERFLGHLKSLVRNRAQPEGSICEAYLAEETLNVYSRYEGVESRMTRGRRVDDNPNNNGTSQMSSIYPQLGRPVGRSSAFTLTPLEKIQAHRYLLLNCPKVEPYVDEFKAVIKRRTRSRHLQLLRLKR, via the exons ATGAATGAAGTGTTTAGAATGCGAGCAGCTCTTATGTGGACAATTAGTGACTTCCCAGGACTTAATATTCTATCCGGGTGGAACACTTATACTGCATATGCTTGTCCAACATGTAACTTTGATACAATCCCTTGCCAGCTGAAATATAgtcaaaaaaattgttttatggGTCACATGAGATTTCTGGAGAGGGACCATAAATTTAGATCGATGGTGAGGCACTTTGATGGCACAATTGAAGAAAGGGATCCCCCAAAGTTATTATCTAGGTCAGAAATTTTGAAGCAACTAGATATTGACTATGACATAAATGTGTTGAATCAATGCCAAAAGAAGAGTGTATTCTTTGATCTTCCTTATTGGAAAGATAATGTTTTACGCCACAATCTGGACTTTATGCACATCGAGAAGAATGCTTGTGAAAATGTATTATATACAATGCTGAAACATGAAAAGTCAAAAGATCATCTCAAGGCTCGCCAAGACCTACAACATATGGGCATAAAAGAAGTTCTTTGGCctgatgaaaatgaaaattttcgtCCTTTATTGTTTACAATGACAAAAGAACAAAGAAAGATATTTCTATCAACATTGAAGAATGAAAAAATGCCAGATGGTTACTCAAGTAACATATCTCGTTGCATTGATGAAGAAAAATCTGAGATATTTGGGTTAAAGAGTCATGATTTTCACATTATCATGGAACATTTGCTTCCATTAGCTATACGTAATGTGTTACCTGATGAGGTGACTGCGGTTTTGGTGGAGTTTTGCTCATTTTTCAAAGAATTGTGTTCTAAAAGCTTGAATGTCTCTGATCTTGACAAGTTGCAGCAGAGGATTGTGCTCACCCTTTGCCATTTGGAAATTCTATTGCCCCCATCATTCTTCACTGTTATGATCCATTTAACCTGTCATCTTGTTCAAGAAGAAAAGTGGGGAAGGCCAGTTCATTATCGTTGGATGTATCCAATTGAAAG GTTTTTAGGACATTTGAAGTCTCTTGTAAGAAATAGGGCACAACCTGAAGGTTCCATATGTGAAGCTTACTTAGCTGAAGAGACCCTCAATGTGTATTCACGATATGAAGGTGTTGAATCAAGGATGACTAGAGGTCGGCGTGTTGATGATAATCCAAATAATAATGGAACTTCTCAAATGTCCTCCATTTATCCTCAATTAGGTAGACCAGTAGGAAGGTCATCAGCTTTCACTTTGACCCCATTAGAAAAAATACAAGCACATCGATATTTGTTGCTGAATTGTCCGAAGGTTGAGCCATATGTCGA TGAATTTAAAGCAGTCATTAAGAGGAGGACTAGAAGCCGACACCTTCAGCTACTGAGATTGAAAAGATAG
- the LOC130732984 gene encoding probable protein phosphatase 2C 10 isoform X1: MDKLCCFKSSYSQLVASRSSSSTGKGKNHDGSIKYGFSLVKGRANHPMEDYHVAKFVQTRDKELGLFAIYDGHLGDRVPAYLQKHLFSNILKEEEFWNDPTLSISKAYENTDQAILSQSSDLGRGGSTAVTAILINGQRLWIANVGDSRAVLSRKGQAVQMSTDHEPNTERGSIETKGGFVSNLPGDVPRVNGQLAVSRAFGDKSLKSHLRSDPDVQNTNVDADTDILILASDGVWKVMANQEAVDIAKRMRDPQKAAKQLTAEALKRDSKDDISCVVVKFRW; encoded by the exons atggaTAAGCTATGCTGTTTTAAGTCTTCATACTCTCAG CTTGTAGCGTCGCGTTCTTCATCCAGCACTGGTAAGGGAAAAAATCATGATGGCTCAATAAAGTATGGTTTCAGCCTAGTAAAAGGGAGAGCTAACCATCCAATGGAGGATTATCATGTTGCTAAGTTTGTGCAGACACGAGATAAAGAATTGGGTTTATTCGCTATTTATGATGGTCACTTGGGAGACCGAGTGCCTGCCTACTTGCAGAAACATTTGTTTTCCAACATTCTAAAGGAG GAGGAATTTTGGAATGACCCCACTCTTTCTATCTCAAAAGCATATGAAAACACAGATCAGGCTATTCTGTCACAGAGTTCTGATTTGGGGCGAGGTGGATCAACAGCTGTAACTGCAATATTGATCAATGGGCAAAGGTTGTGGATAGCAAATGTTGGAGACTCGAGAGCTGTTCTTTCAAGAAAAGGTCAAGCAGTACAAATGAGTACAGATCATGAGCCCAACACGGAACGAGGCAGCATTGAGACTAAAGGAGGTTTTGTCTCCAACTTGCCAG GTGATGTGCCTAGAGTAAATGGACAACTAGCTGTTTCTCGTGCATTCGGAGACAAGAGTCTCAAGTCACATTTGCGATCAGACCCCGATGTACAGAATACCAATGTAGATGCTGATACTGATATTCTAATCCTTGCAAGTGATGGAGTTTGGAAG GTAATGGCTAATCAAGAGGCAGTGGATATTGCTAAAAGAATGAGAGACCCACAGAAAGCAGCTAAGCAACTAACAGCTGAAGCATTAAAAAGGGACAGTAAAGATGATATATCTTGCGTTGTGGTTAAGTTCAGGTGGTGA
- the LOC130732968 gene encoding uncharacterized protein LOC130732968: MNPNTTNSISEEMKFLAKGPMQHAKRYSAYNINGFKFRTVDSEDGLQTQNSGVFLTSKTPCVASSANANLRQVDLPYYGKLEDIIELNYYSCFQVVLFKCKWADTKRDRGFRKDAWKFSSVNFSQCIHTGEREEHDPYIEASQAKLVYYVDEEVNKGWSLVVHMMPRDLYDMGEVESEPYEEQDLSNLISNEDDTMTLARDDVDNEFIPLRDDQDQHQDYDLES; encoded by the coding sequence ATGAAtccaaacacaacaaactcaatttcagaagaaatgaagtttcTAGCCAAAGGTCCAATGCAACATGCTAAAAGATACAGTGCATATAACATCAACGGGTTCAAGTTTAGAACGGTAGATAGTGAAGATGGTCTACAAACTCAAAATAGTGGAGTTTTTTTGACTTCAAAAACACCATGTGTTGCAAGTAGTGCTAATGCAAATTTGAGGCAAGTTGATTTGCCATACTATGGAAAACTGGAAGATATAATTGAGCTGAACTATTATAGTTGTTTTCAAGTTGTCCTTTTTAAGTGTAAATGGGCAGATACAAAACGTGATAGGGGATTCAGAAAGGACGCTTGGAAGTTCTCTTCAGTGAACTTTTCTCAATGTATTCACACTGGTGAAAGGGAAGAGCATGACCCATATATTGAAGCTTCACAAGCAAAGTTAGTGTATTATGTGGATGAGGAGGTTAATAAAGGTTGGAGTCTTGTGGTTCATATGATGCCAAGGGATTTGTATGACATGGGAGAAGTTGAAAGTGAGCCATACGAAGAGCAAGACTTGAGCAACTTAATATCAAATGAAGATGACACAATGACATTAGCTAGAGATGATGTAGATAATGAATTTATACCTTTAAGGGATGATCAAGATCAACATCAGGATTATGATCTAGAATCCTGA
- the LOC130732984 gene encoding probable protein phosphatase 2C 10 isoform X2 — MEDYHVAKFVQTRDKELGLFAIYDGHLGDRVPAYLQKHLFSNILKEEEFWNDPTLSISKAYENTDQAILSQSSDLGRGGSTAVTAILINGQRLWIANVGDSRAVLSRKGQAVQMSTDHEPNTERGSIETKGGFVSNLPGDVPRVNGQLAVSRAFGDKSLKSHLRSDPDVQNTNVDADTDILILASDGVWKVMANQEAVDIAKRMRDPQKAAKQLTAEALKRDSKDDISCVVVKFRW, encoded by the exons ATGGAGGATTATCATGTTGCTAAGTTTGTGCAGACACGAGATAAAGAATTGGGTTTATTCGCTATTTATGATGGTCACTTGGGAGACCGAGTGCCTGCCTACTTGCAGAAACATTTGTTTTCCAACATTCTAAAGGAG GAGGAATTTTGGAATGACCCCACTCTTTCTATCTCAAAAGCATATGAAAACACAGATCAGGCTATTCTGTCACAGAGTTCTGATTTGGGGCGAGGTGGATCAACAGCTGTAACTGCAATATTGATCAATGGGCAAAGGTTGTGGATAGCAAATGTTGGAGACTCGAGAGCTGTTCTTTCAAGAAAAGGTCAAGCAGTACAAATGAGTACAGATCATGAGCCCAACACGGAACGAGGCAGCATTGAGACTAAAGGAGGTTTTGTCTCCAACTTGCCAG GTGATGTGCCTAGAGTAAATGGACAACTAGCTGTTTCTCGTGCATTCGGAGACAAGAGTCTCAAGTCACATTTGCGATCAGACCCCGATGTACAGAATACCAATGTAGATGCTGATACTGATATTCTAATCCTTGCAAGTGATGGAGTTTGGAAG GTAATGGCTAATCAAGAGGCAGTGGATATTGCTAAAAGAATGAGAGACCCACAGAAAGCAGCTAAGCAACTAACAGCTGAAGCATTAAAAAGGGACAGTAAAGATGATATATCTTGCGTTGTGGTTAAGTTCAGGTGGTGA